A genome region from Gigantopelta aegis isolate Gae_Host chromosome 3, Gae_host_genome, whole genome shotgun sequence includes the following:
- the LOC121369357 gene encoding uncharacterized protein LOC121369357, with the protein MSGSRAPSCTLCFQDQHDGDILVHEVHVPTLGAAKFTYYCCLQWNGGQDGGGYCGIQDHPDGKCYIFSLWDPQTCKEPIVPVFKGPGTVTQTFDGEGTGLKSMNFDLGWETDKWYTIVVRRWDVDGKSTYFGFWVEDQDAQKWTHLVTMRFPVPDIRFRPSTACFIEDWHGNGKNIRRVLLRNGFKRYLDQTWSQFSAAKFSVTQEDACKHFNENYDAGCEDNSFYMQTGCLTIPKSDLKECPHLSRISSAHPERPEMKFEITKATREKVEWEVLPSSPPQFRYTVMGPNAVDSETRACDLCSPGSEVTVTLEDIFGRHVSRTAQIS; encoded by the coding sequence ATGTCGGGAAGCAGGGCGCCGTCATGTACGCTGTGTTTTCAGGACCAACACGACGGAGACATCCTCGTCCACGAGGTCCACGTTCCCACGTTGGGCGCCGCCAAGTTCACGTACTACTGCTGTCTTCAGTGGAACGGTGGCCAAGATGGCGGCGGGTACTGCGGGATCCAAGACCACCCGGATGGAAAATGTTACATCTTCTCGTTGTGGGATCCACAGACGTGCAAAGAGCCCATCGTCCCCGTGTTCAAAGGACCTGGCACAGTGACGCAGACTTTTGATGGTGAAGGGACTGGTTTGAAGTCCATGAATTTCGATCTGGGCTGGGAAACGGACAAGTGGTACACCATAGTTGTACGGAGATGGGATGTGGATGGGAAGTCGACGTATTTTGGCTTCTGGGTGGAAGACCAGGATGCACAGAAGTGGACACACCTCGTCACGATGAGGTTTCCGGTTCCAGACATCCGGTTCAGACCCTCAACTGCTTGTTTTATAGAGGACTGGCACGGGAACGGGAAAAACATTAGACGTGTTTTGTTAAGAAACGGATTTAAACGATATCTTGATCAGACGTGGAGCCAATTTTCGGCTGCCAAATTCTCGGTTACTCAAGAGGATGCGTGTAAACACTTCAATGAAAATTATGATGCTGGATGTGAGGATAATAGTTTTTACATGCAGACTGGGTGTTTAACCATACCCAAGTCAGATCTTAAGGAATGCCCGCACCTTTCTCGAATATCGTCTGCTCACCCCGAGCGACCGGAAATGAAGTTTGAAATAACCAAAGCAACCCGCGAGAAGGTGGAATGGGAAGTATTGCCGTCTTCTCCCCCTCAGTTCCGTTACACGGTGATGGGGCCAAACGCTGTAGACTCGGAAACGCGAGCGTGTGATTTGTGTTCACCGGGGTCAGAGGTCACTGTGACACTGGAGGACATTTTTGGCAGGCATGTGTCCAGAACTGCTCAGATCTCTTAA
- the LOC121369356 gene encoding flocculation protein FLO11-like isoform X3 encodes MNTLVTILWFVVVVSVNTDVSVHLHVNVQSGNSETKTARTLTPETSLQLTETSSPNTNATAKTTGSHTGVTKAKAKAQAFSLNKSAENSTTTKPSSDHSGTTTSAKGVNKTTNSTEAKITTSKVQLSTTIPQTTTVKAESILESPTKEAPVMVKTSAKPQRRKILAMNDTTVKSQNATHVPSVMPAVPTKAVKTVKTSITQKETKNTTVKTIKDESKVDVTTSTKPGKSTVSTKTNVNQSTVAMNPSGSTPETTAAPASTASNTTATSSTASSPPKTTTVSKASHVPKTTTPVSKSKSPPKTTITPKGSQVPKTTTLVSKSKSPPKTTITPKGSQVPKTTTSVSKSSPPTKATTTPKGSHVPKTTTSASKSSSLPKATTTTPKGSHVPTKTTSASATSPLPKPTVAASSVSTLPSGSTSTSTRAPAVVDADGNSGKLLTIKQGHLQVHLREDTVLDISHFFNSLDINHDMVVDQHEQNLAWTKADVNGDDVLSYDEVHPSLTWYEALAVDVGGDGIPSRRDAQHFTSGMDLNGDGVNDLSEFLVFIGLVKSGNSKKHNY; translated from the exons ATGAACACACTGGTGACTATACTATGGTTTGTTGTGGTCGTCAGTGTAAACACCGACGTATCCGTACATCTACACGTAAACGTACAATCAGGCAACTCGGAAACGAAGACTGCAAGAACACTAACACCCGAAACAAGTTTACAATTGACAGAAACGTCGTCACCAAATACTAACGCAACAGCAAAGACAACTGGCTCACATACCGGTGTGACGAAGGCAAAAGCAAAAGCACAAGCGTTTTCGTTGAATAAGTCGGCAGAGAATTCAACTACAACGAAACCATCCTCGGACCATTCTGGAACTACGACGTCAGCAAAAGGTGTCAATAAGACGACAAACTCGACTGAGGCAAAAATCACTACCAGTAAAGTACAACTCTCCACGACTAtcccacaaacaacaacagtcAAGGCTGAGTCCATTTTGGAATCTCCTACTAAAGAAGCACCAGTGATGGTCAAGACATCGGCAAAACCTCAAAGACGAAAAATACTTGCAATGAATGATACAACGGTTAAATCTCAAAATGCAACACATGTTCCAAGTGTGATGCCTGCCGTACCAACCAAAGCAGTGAAAACCGTCAAAACGTCGATTACACAAAAGGAAACGAAAAACACGactgtaaaaacaattaaagatGAATCAAAGGTTGATGTCACCACAAGCACTAAACCTGGGAAATCAACAGTCTCAACGAAGACAAACGTTAATCAGTCGACTGTCGCAATGAATCCATCTGGTAGTACTCCGGAAACAACAGCTGCACCAGCTAGCACTGCATCAAACACAACAGCAACGTCATCTACTGCTAGTTCTCCACCAAAAACAACGACAGTTTCTAAAGCTAGCCAtgttccaaaaacaacaacgccAGTTTCTAAGTCTAAATCTCCACCAAAAACAACGATAACTCCTAAAGGTAGCCAagttccaaaaacaacaacgttagTTTCTAAGTCTAAATCTCCACCAAAAACAACGATAACTCCTAAAGGTAGCCAagttccaaaaacaacaacgtcagTTTCTAAGTCTAGTCCACCAACAAAGGCAACAACAACTCCTAAAGGTAGCCAtgttccaaaaacaacaacgtcagCTTCTAAGTCTAGTTCACTACCAAAGGCAACAACGACAACTCCTAAAGGTAGTCATGTTCCAACGAAAACAACATCAGCTTCTGCGACTAGTCCTCTACCAAAGCCAACAGTGGCAGCGTCGTCTGTATCTACTCTACCGTCAGGGTCAACATCGACGTCTACACGTGCACCTGCTG TTGTAGATGCAGATGGAAACAGTGGAAAACTTCTCACAATCAAACAAGGTCATCTGCAAGT ACATCTGCGAGAAGACACCGTGCTCGACATCAGCCACTTCTTCAACAGCCTGGACATCAACCACGATATGGTCGTCGACCAGCACGAGCAGAATCTCGCGTGGACTAAAGCAGACGTGAACG GCGATGACGTCCTGTCGTACGACGAGGTGCACCCGTCTCTGACCTGGTACGAGGCGCTGGCTGTCGATGTGGGTGGAGATGGGATTCCTTCGCGGAGAGACGCGCAGCACTTCACATCTGGGATGGATCTCAATG GGGATGGAGTCAACGATCTTTCAGAGTTCCTCGTCTTCATTGGACTG GTAAAGAGCGGTAACAGCAAGAAACATAACTACTAA
- the LOC121369356 gene encoding flocculation protein FLO11-like isoform X1: protein MNTLVTILWFVVVVSVNTDVSVHLHVNVQSGNSETKTARTLTPETSLQLTETSSPNTNATAKTTGSHTGVTKAKAKAQAFSLNKSAENSTTTKPSSDHSGTTTSAKGVNKTTNSTEAKITTSKVQLSTTIPQTTTVKAESILESPTKEAPVMVKTSAKPQRRKILAMNDTTVKSQNATHVPSVMPAVPTKAVKTVKTSITQKETKNTTVKTIKDESKVDVTTSTKPGKSTVSTKTNVNQSTVAMNPSGSTPETTAAPASTASNTTATSSTASSPPKTTTVSKASHVPKTTTPVSKSKSPPKTTITPKGSQVPKTTTLVSKSKSPPKTTITPKGSQVPKTTTSVSKSSPPTKATTTPKGSHVPKTTTSASKSSSLPKATTTTPKGSHVPTKTTSASATSPLPKPTVAASSVSTLPSGSTSTSTRAPAGKGIQVVDADGNSGKLLTIKQGHLQVHLREDTVLDISHFFNSLDINHDMVVDQHEQNLAWTKADVNGDDVLSYDEVHPSLTWYEALAVDVGGDGIPSRRDAQHFTSGMDLNGDGVNDLSEFLVFIGLVKSGNSKKHNY from the exons ATGAACACACTGGTGACTATACTATGGTTTGTTGTGGTCGTCAGTGTAAACACCGACGTATCCGTACATCTACACGTAAACGTACAATCAGGCAACTCGGAAACGAAGACTGCAAGAACACTAACACCCGAAACAAGTTTACAATTGACAGAAACGTCGTCACCAAATACTAACGCAACAGCAAAGACAACTGGCTCACATACCGGTGTGACGAAGGCAAAAGCAAAAGCACAAGCGTTTTCGTTGAATAAGTCGGCAGAGAATTCAACTACAACGAAACCATCCTCGGACCATTCTGGAACTACGACGTCAGCAAAAGGTGTCAATAAGACGACAAACTCGACTGAGGCAAAAATCACTACCAGTAAAGTACAACTCTCCACGACTAtcccacaaacaacaacagtcAAGGCTGAGTCCATTTTGGAATCTCCTACTAAAGAAGCACCAGTGATGGTCAAGACATCGGCAAAACCTCAAAGACGAAAAATACTTGCAATGAATGATACAACGGTTAAATCTCAAAATGCAACACATGTTCCAAGTGTGATGCCTGCCGTACCAACCAAAGCAGTGAAAACCGTCAAAACGTCGATTACACAAAAGGAAACGAAAAACACGactgtaaaaacaattaaagatGAATCAAAGGTTGATGTCACCACAAGCACTAAACCTGGGAAATCAACAGTCTCAACGAAGACAAACGTTAATCAGTCGACTGTCGCAATGAATCCATCTGGTAGTACTCCGGAAACAACAGCTGCACCAGCTAGCACTGCATCAAACACAACAGCAACGTCATCTACTGCTAGTTCTCCACCAAAAACAACGACAGTTTCTAAAGCTAGCCAtgttccaaaaacaacaacgccAGTTTCTAAGTCTAAATCTCCACCAAAAACAACGATAACTCCTAAAGGTAGCCAagttccaaaaacaacaacgttagTTTCTAAGTCTAAATCTCCACCAAAAACAACGATAACTCCTAAAGGTAGCCAagttccaaaaacaacaacgtcagTTTCTAAGTCTAGTCCACCAACAAAGGCAACAACAACTCCTAAAGGTAGCCAtgttccaaaaacaacaacgtcagCTTCTAAGTCTAGTTCACTACCAAAGGCAACAACGACAACTCCTAAAGGTAGTCATGTTCCAACGAAAACAACATCAGCTTCTGCGACTAGTCCTCTACCAAAGCCAACAGTGGCAGCGTCGTCTGTATCTACTCTACCGTCAGGGTCAACATCGACGTCTACACGTGCACCTGCTGGTAAAGGTATACAGG TTGTAGATGCAGATGGAAACAGTGGAAAACTTCTCACAATCAAACAAGGTCATCTGCAAGT ACATCTGCGAGAAGACACCGTGCTCGACATCAGCCACTTCTTCAACAGCCTGGACATCAACCACGATATGGTCGTCGACCAGCACGAGCAGAATCTCGCGTGGACTAAAGCAGACGTGAACG GCGATGACGTCCTGTCGTACGACGAGGTGCACCCGTCTCTGACCTGGTACGAGGCGCTGGCTGTCGATGTGGGTGGAGATGGGATTCCTTCGCGGAGAGACGCGCAGCACTTCACATCTGGGATGGATCTCAATG GGGATGGAGTCAACGATCTTTCAGAGTTCCTCGTCTTCATTGGACTG GTAAAGAGCGGTAACAGCAAGAAACATAACTACTAA
- the LOC121369356 gene encoding flocculation protein FLO11-like isoform X2, with product MNTLVTILWFVVVVSVNTDVSVHLHVNVQSGNSETKTARTLTPETSLQLTETSSPNTNATAKTTGSHTGVTKAKAKAQAFSLNKSAENSTTTKPSSDHSGTTTSAKGVNKTTNSTEAKITTSKVQLSTTIPQTTTVKAESILESPTKEAPVMVKTSAKPQRRKILAMNDTTVKSQNATHVPSVMPAVPTKAVKTVKTSITQKETKNTTVKTIKDESKVDVTTSTKPGKSTVSTKTNVNQSTVAMNPSGSTPETTAAPASTASNTTATSSTASSPPKTTTVSKASHVPKTTTPVSKSKSPPKTTITPKGSQVPKTTTLVSKSKSPPKTTITPKGSQVPKTTTSVSKSSPPTKATTTPKGSHVPKTTTSASKSSSLPKATTTTPKGSHVPTKTTSASATSPLPKPTVAASSVSTLPSGSTSTSTRAPAGKVVDADGNSGKLLTIKQGHLQVHLREDTVLDISHFFNSLDINHDMVVDQHEQNLAWTKADVNGDDVLSYDEVHPSLTWYEALAVDVGGDGIPSRRDAQHFTSGMDLNGDGVNDLSEFLVFIGLVKSGNSKKHNY from the exons ATGAACACACTGGTGACTATACTATGGTTTGTTGTGGTCGTCAGTGTAAACACCGACGTATCCGTACATCTACACGTAAACGTACAATCAGGCAACTCGGAAACGAAGACTGCAAGAACACTAACACCCGAAACAAGTTTACAATTGACAGAAACGTCGTCACCAAATACTAACGCAACAGCAAAGACAACTGGCTCACATACCGGTGTGACGAAGGCAAAAGCAAAAGCACAAGCGTTTTCGTTGAATAAGTCGGCAGAGAATTCAACTACAACGAAACCATCCTCGGACCATTCTGGAACTACGACGTCAGCAAAAGGTGTCAATAAGACGACAAACTCGACTGAGGCAAAAATCACTACCAGTAAAGTACAACTCTCCACGACTAtcccacaaacaacaacagtcAAGGCTGAGTCCATTTTGGAATCTCCTACTAAAGAAGCACCAGTGATGGTCAAGACATCGGCAAAACCTCAAAGACGAAAAATACTTGCAATGAATGATACAACGGTTAAATCTCAAAATGCAACACATGTTCCAAGTGTGATGCCTGCCGTACCAACCAAAGCAGTGAAAACCGTCAAAACGTCGATTACACAAAAGGAAACGAAAAACACGactgtaaaaacaattaaagatGAATCAAAGGTTGATGTCACCACAAGCACTAAACCTGGGAAATCAACAGTCTCAACGAAGACAAACGTTAATCAGTCGACTGTCGCAATGAATCCATCTGGTAGTACTCCGGAAACAACAGCTGCACCAGCTAGCACTGCATCAAACACAACAGCAACGTCATCTACTGCTAGTTCTCCACCAAAAACAACGACAGTTTCTAAAGCTAGCCAtgttccaaaaacaacaacgccAGTTTCTAAGTCTAAATCTCCACCAAAAACAACGATAACTCCTAAAGGTAGCCAagttccaaaaacaacaacgttagTTTCTAAGTCTAAATCTCCACCAAAAACAACGATAACTCCTAAAGGTAGCCAagttccaaaaacaacaacgtcagTTTCTAAGTCTAGTCCACCAACAAAGGCAACAACAACTCCTAAAGGTAGCCAtgttccaaaaacaacaacgtcagCTTCTAAGTCTAGTTCACTACCAAAGGCAACAACGACAACTCCTAAAGGTAGTCATGTTCCAACGAAAACAACATCAGCTTCTGCGACTAGTCCTCTACCAAAGCCAACAGTGGCAGCGTCGTCTGTATCTACTCTACCGTCAGGGTCAACATCGACGTCTACACGTGCACCTGCTGGTAAAG TTGTAGATGCAGATGGAAACAGTGGAAAACTTCTCACAATCAAACAAGGTCATCTGCAAGT ACATCTGCGAGAAGACACCGTGCTCGACATCAGCCACTTCTTCAACAGCCTGGACATCAACCACGATATGGTCGTCGACCAGCACGAGCAGAATCTCGCGTGGACTAAAGCAGACGTGAACG GCGATGACGTCCTGTCGTACGACGAGGTGCACCCGTCTCTGACCTGGTACGAGGCGCTGGCTGTCGATGTGGGTGGAGATGGGATTCCTTCGCGGAGAGACGCGCAGCACTTCACATCTGGGATGGATCTCAATG GGGATGGAGTCAACGATCTTTCAGAGTTCCTCGTCTTCATTGGACTG GTAAAGAGCGGTAACAGCAAGAAACATAACTACTAA